The Microbacterium phyllosphaerae region GCCGTGGTACGCCGGAGTGCGTTCGATCGTCTACCGCACCGACGTCTTCGAGGAGCTCGGTCTCGAGGCTCCCAAGACGTGGGACGACATCGTCACCGCGGGCGAGGCCATCAAGGCAGCCAAGCCCGACATGCTGCCCTTCCCCGTCGCGGGCGACGCCGAGTTCCAGGTCTACCCCTGGGTCTGGGGTGCGGGCGGCGAGATCGCGACTCTCGACGGCAAGACCTGGACGAGCGAGCTCGACAGCGATGAGTCGCGTGCCGGCATCGAGTTCTACACCGGTCTCGCGACCGAGCACGGCTTCTCGTCCGCCGGTGCGACCACCTGGAAGGAGACCGACCTCCGTGACTCGTTCACGCAGGGCAACGTCGCCATGATGCTCTCCGGCTCGTGGACCCCCAAGGCCCTCATCGAGGCGAACCCCGACCTCGAGGGCAAGATCGGCGCTGCAGTGATCCCCGGCGAAGACGGCGGCATCGCTCCGTCCGTGCTCGGCGGCTCGCACCTCTCGGTCTTCAACACCACCAAGAACGCCGACCTCGCGTGGGAGTTCGTCAAGCTCATGACCACGGGCGAGTTCGCCGAGAAGTGGGCCGACGAGACCGGATACTTCCCGGGCGTCCAGTCCGCGATGGAAGAGGCACTGGCCTCGACCGACCCGCTCGTCGCTCCGTTCGCGCAGCAGATGGTCGAGGGTGGCGCATCCGTGCCGGTCACCCCGAACTTCGGTGCGGTCCAGGCGAAGAAGACGACCAACTCGATGATCCAGGCCATCCTCAGCGGGCAGAAGGACGTCGACACGGCGACCAAGGATGCCGCTGCTGAGATGACCGAGCTGCTCAACAAGTAAGGCTGTATCCCTTCATGTCGATGGTGCAAGCGCCACTGCCGGCCACGAAGGCGGAGTCCACCTCCGCCTCCGTGGCCGGTGGCCGGCCGCGCAAGCGAGGACTCTCGCTGCTCACGGCCCGCCCCTGGCTCCTTCTCGCTCCCGGGCTGGTCATCCTCGCGGTGCTCATGCTTTGGCCGCTCATCCAGGTCTTCATCTTCTCGCTGCAGGACTACGGCCTGCGCGAGATCAACACCGGTGAGAACAACTGGATCGGCATCGACAACTACGTCGAGGCGCTCACCAACCCGACACTCTGGACGGTCGTGCTCCCGAACACGGTCGGCTTCGCAGCCGTCGCGGTGTTCGTCACCGTCGCCGTCGGCACGCTCGTCGCCCTGCTGCTCGCGAAGCTGGGCCCGGTCTGGCGAACCATCGTCTCGAGCTGCATCATGGTGGCCTGGGCGATGCCCGCCGTCACCGGAACCTACGTCTGGACGTTCATCTTCGACGCCGACCGTGGCATCTTCAACACCGTCCTGCAGGATCTCGGCCTGATGGACGACCCGGTGAACTGGTTCACCAACCAGTGGTCGTTCTACGCGATCGTGCTGCTGAACGTCGTGCACCATGGCTTCCCGTTCGTCGCCATCACGGTCCTCGCCGGTCTCCTCGGCGTCTCGAAGGAGATGCTCGAGGCGGCGGCCCTCGACGGCGCCAACGCCTGGATGCGCTTCTGGAAGATCATCTTCCCGACCCTCAAGCCCGTCTTCTCGGTCGTGATCATCCTGTCGACGATCTGGGACTTCAAGGTCTTCGCGCAGGTCTACCTGATGCCCGGCGGAGGCGGCGGCAACCGATCCGTGCTGAACCTCGGAGTCTGGTCGTACGTCGAGTCCTTCGGGCAGAACCGCTACGGGTTCGGTGCCGCGCTCGCCGTGCTCCTCACCCTCGTCCTGATCGGCATCACGATCGTGTACATCCGCTCCCTCATGAAGGAGGACGAGCTGTGAACCCCCGCCCGTCTGTCATGTCGCGGGTCGGCACCGGTATCGCGATCGCGGCCGTGCTGATCTTCACGCTCTTCCCCGTGTACTGGATGGTCTCCAGCGCACTCGACGCCAAGGCGTCCAGCGGAGGACAGTCCCTGCTGCCGCAGGAGTTCACATTCGACAACTTCGCGTTCGTGCTCACCGACGGCGGTTTCGGCACCTACCTGCGCAACTCCGCGATCGTGGCTCTCGTCACGGTCCTCGTCAGCGCTCTGGTGTGTCTGCTCGCTGCCGTCGCGGTCGCTCGCTTCCGCTTCAAGTTCCGCACCACGATCCTCATGATGATCCTCGTCGTGCAGATGGTGCCGCTCGAAGCCCTCGTGATCCCGCTGTTCCTCCAGGTGAAGAGCCTCGGACTGCTCAACAGCATCCTGGGTCTGATGGTCGTCTACGTCGCCCTCTCGCTCGCGTTCGGAATCTGGATGCTGCGCGGATTCGTCGCCGCCGTCCCGGTGGAGCTCGAGGAGGCCGCGTACATCGACGGTGCCAGCTGGTGGCGGATGTTCCGCTCGATCCTGCTGCCGCTCGTGATGCCTGGTCTGGTCGCGACCAGTATCTTCAGCTTCATCACGGCCTGGAACGAGTTCATCTTCGCGATGACGATCCTCGGCAGCGCGACCGACCAGTACACGGTGTCGATCGGTCTCAAGTCGTTCTTCGGCCTGCACTCCAACGACTGGGGCAGCATCATGGCCGCGTCGACGATCATCACGATCCCCGTCATGATCTTCTTCGTGATCGTGCAGCGTCGGCTCTCGGCCGGCATGGTGGCAGGAGCGGTGAAGGGATGACCGACGAGCTCGAACGACTCGCGAATGCGGTGCTGTGGCCCGGGTTCCTCGGAACCGAGGCTCCGCAATGGCTCGTCGCAGAGCTCGAGGCCGGCCTCGCCGGTGTGGTCTACTTCGGCCAGAACATCGGCGACGAGCTGTCCGAGTTGAGTGCTCGGATCCTTCGCGCGAACCCCGACGCCCTGATCGGCATCGACGAGGAGGGCGGCAACGTCACCCGCCTCGAGTCCGCCACCGGGTCGACGCTCCCGGGCGCGGCTCAGCTGGGCATCGTCGACGACGTCGAGGCGACGAGAGCGTCGGGCGCGGAGCTCGCTCGACGTGTCGCGGCGATCGGCGGCAACGTGGTGCTCGGCCCGGTCGCCGATGTGAACACCGACCCGCGCAACCCGGTGATCGGTGTCCGTTCGTTCGGCAGCGACGAGGCGGTCGTCTCGCGACACGTGCTGGCGGCCGTCGACGGCATCCAGAGCGGTGCTGCGGCGGCCTGCGTCAAGCACTTCCCCGGTCACGGCGACACCCATCTGGACTCGCACCACGCGCTGCCGGAGATCTCTCTCGACATCGAGGAATTCGAGAGGGTTCACCTCGAGCCCTTCCGAGCGGCTGTGGCCGCAGGCGTCGATTCGATCATGACCGCGCACATCGTCGTCCCCGCCTGGGGACCGCAGCCCGCGACGCTCAACGCCCGCGTGCTCGGGATGCTGCGCGACTGGGGCTTCGACGGCGTGATCATCACGGACGCCCTCGACATGGCGGCGATCCGCGAGACCGTCGGCATCGGAGCGGGGGCAGCGAAGGCCCTCGCCGCCGGCGCCGACCTGCTGTGCATCGGAAACCCCACCAATCGCGGCGAGGCGACTCTCCCCGATCAGGACCAGCGCGACTTCCACGAGGCGCGTGACGGGATCGTGGCCGCCCTGCGCGACGGCACGCTGTCTCGCGCACGTGTCGAGGAGGCGGCACGCCGCGTCGGAGTGCTGGCTGCGACGCTGCGCAGGCGCGCCGGTTCGGCCGACGCTCCGTCCGACTTCGACGCGAGCGAGATCGTCGGGCGCG contains the following coding sequences:
- a CDS encoding carbohydrate ABC transporter permease; translation: MSMVQAPLPATKAESTSASVAGGRPRKRGLSLLTARPWLLLAPGLVILAVLMLWPLIQVFIFSLQDYGLREINTGENNWIGIDNYVEALTNPTLWTVVLPNTVGFAAVAVFVTVAVGTLVALLLAKLGPVWRTIVSSCIMVAWAMPAVTGTYVWTFIFDADRGIFNTVLQDLGLMDDPVNWFTNQWSFYAIVLLNVVHHGFPFVAITVLAGLLGVSKEMLEAAALDGANAWMRFWKIIFPTLKPVFSVVIILSTIWDFKVFAQVYLMPGGGGGNRSVLNLGVWSYVESFGQNRYGFGAALAVLLTLVLIGITIVYIRSLMKEDEL
- a CDS encoding sugar ABC transporter substrate-binding protein; the protein is MHKRILPAVALGAVATLGLAACAGGADNGGAVDGEGQELTVWIMKGTNPDASAFYDEVSDAFEDETGATVKIEEIQWADAHDRFVTSIAGGTTPDIAETGTTWTAEFADAGALEELDEYVDGEKGLRDDLVEGLAVAGTYDEKLYGMPWYAGVRSIVYRTDVFEELGLEAPKTWDDIVTAGEAIKAAKPDMLPFPVAGDAEFQVYPWVWGAGGEIATLDGKTWTSELDSDESRAGIEFYTGLATEHGFSSAGATTWKETDLRDSFTQGNVAMMLSGSWTPKALIEANPDLEGKIGAAVIPGEDGGIAPSVLGGSHLSVFNTTKNADLAWEFVKLMTTGEFAEKWADETGYFPGVQSAMEEALASTDPLVAPFAQQMVEGGASVPVTPNFGAVQAKKTTNSMIQAILSGQKDVDTATKDAAAEMTELLNK
- a CDS encoding carbohydrate ABC transporter permease, with the protein product MNPRPSVMSRVGTGIAIAAVLIFTLFPVYWMVSSALDAKASSGGQSLLPQEFTFDNFAFVLTDGGFGTYLRNSAIVALVTVLVSALVCLLAAVAVARFRFKFRTTILMMILVVQMVPLEALVIPLFLQVKSLGLLNSILGLMVVYVALSLAFGIWMLRGFVAAVPVELEEAAYIDGASWWRMFRSILLPLVMPGLVATSIFSFITAWNEFIFAMTILGSATDQYTVSIGLKSFFGLHSNDWGSIMAASTIITIPVMIFFVIVQRRLSAGMVAGAVKG
- a CDS encoding glycoside hydrolase family 3 protein gives rise to the protein MTDELERLANAVLWPGFLGTEAPQWLVAELEAGLAGVVYFGQNIGDELSELSARILRANPDALIGIDEEGGNVTRLESATGSTLPGAAQLGIVDDVEATRASGAELARRVAAIGGNVVLGPVADVNTDPRNPVIGVRSFGSDEAVVSRHVLAAVDGIQSGAAAACVKHFPGHGDTHLDSHHALPEISLDIEEFERVHLEPFRAAVAAGVDSIMTAHIVVPAWGPQPATLNARVLGMLRDWGFDGVIITDALDMAAIRETVGIGAGAAKALAAGADLLCIGNPTNRGEATLPDQDQRDFHEARDGIVAALRDGTLSRARVEEAARRVGVLAATLRRRAGSADAPSDFDASEIVGRAVTGATADAEALAVVDARRRSTLAVDSASAYVAEALAGDGYRVRVDVARAPLAEQDAALDAAVDDDGLTVILIDRADADEAQRALVDRAATRDPGAVVVNVGLAPQRLLAVPVVEVGAASLIGARAARERLIASSVHDDVTSRPDTDPAD